The sequence below is a genomic window from Pangasianodon hypophthalmus isolate fPanHyp1 chromosome 27, fPanHyp1.pri, whole genome shotgun sequence.
ACATCATTATTGGCACTGACAGCCCCAGAAAGTGTGTACATGCATGGATAATTAGAATTaagttaaaaatgaatagaagGTCACTCAAGATAAAAATCCTAATATCTCAGTATAAAACACATATCTTTCACATCACCACTTAAATCCTCTTCTGTTCAtctcaggaataaaacaaatacatcaTAGAAGGATGATTTTGCGCCAAACACTGCCCTGGATGTGTTTAGTCACCTTTGTTTCGTTGACTAAGCACGTGTCACACTCAGTCACCGTAGCAGGCGTGTCAGGTGAGCGATTGGTCAGTGCCATGTGAGTCTCAATTCTGACTCACAAAGTTAAAACGTAAATGTTTTATTGAGGAGTTACTTATGACCCAGTAACAAGCAGTGTCTCTTATGACACATGACACCTTATCTTTTCTCCAGTGGATCCTCCAGAAAACATAAGGATCATCGATCCAGGTCATCTGGGTTACTTGAACATTGAGTGGAGCCGACCAGGCAGCCTGCATGATCTCACAAACTGCACTATTCGCTACCAACTCCGCTTTTATGACACATACACAGGGAGATGGAAGGTATCCAtccaaacacactaacacacacattctctgtgCATTTTCAAACCTTAGTAGGGGCATACAGCCTATGgtataattgtttattaatgctgaacCTGAATataagcataaacaaataaGATGATGTGACTACCTGAGTTAAAAAGACAATCTTATTGAACCCCTTTGgtaaaaaagaatttttattatattcgtTATCTTTATTATCATTCTTTAAGACCAAACTGTAACTTCTCTTGATAGAGAGGTTGACTTCCTTGAATATCATGTCTCGGAAGCTTTGGCTCGAGGCATTTCTCTTGAACTTATGTGATAAGATCATTGTTATCTGTTGTACCAATCAAAGTCAGGcttattttccatttcattcaCACAGCACACCTTTTAGaaatcataattataataacatattaTTTTTGAATCTTTCCAAgttagtcatttttaaaatcccagCTATATCCAACTAGAATCTGTGATACTTTTCGAACTACCATAGAGAGTATTCAGCCTTTGACACCTTGACATTGCTGGAAATGAAGTTctaaaaaatgctttatttttggTTGCTTGTCTACACCAGTGTCCAAGGGTGTGGCTAAAGAAACCTCATATGCAATAGTTTCCATTATTAGCAACAATTTCATTTATTAGCAATACTCAATTTCATTTGAGTGTCCTTTTCACATGTAGTAACTTTCATCAGAAGACATTGGATGTATACCCTAAACACTAAGAACACTAGGACATGATATAGAGATACTGCATCACCAAGAAGAGTTGCTAAAATAAGAGAATATAATGACTTTGACTTAGCCTATTCAGTAGCTATCTAATATCCTGCTAGCTAATGCATTACTGCACTGTATGTAACATGATTGTGAGCATATTAGTGATGCTGAATATAAACTCTAGCTATATGTTACAAATAAAAAGCTACATTTACAttgcatttaattaaacaatCATTTAAGTCTTACAAGCAAGAGCACTAACTCAACGTGAATTCTGGCATTTCACGTTAAAGATGCAATGCAGTGAATTTTCATTCAAACTGAAGAAGCCTACAGCATTATCTGTGCTAGgagcttgttttgttttcccttcAGTGGCCTGGacagcattttttaaagatgtgtCATATTATGCACAAAATGTTCCTTAGTGTATGTACAAAGATTGAAGCAGTCAAGCTTTCCTGACTTTTTTGTGCTGCTGAGCAAATTCTTCAGGTCTGTTGTCTACACTGTGTATGGTTATTCTTGGCTCTGTGCACAGCTTGGGAGTTACCTAGAATCCATTAAGAATCAGTTCCATAGAATCCTTCAGGCAGACAAAATCTATTGCTTCAACTTACATCAACATCAACTTTACCCAACTTTAAAACCAACACTGAAAGCTGAAAGATATTTTTGGATAATTAGCTTGTactccattaaaataaaaaaaaaaaaattccccatCTACATAAAcagtgttttcaaaaatatctctGTACACACATAAAAACCGTAATTTGAAAATGCACACATGAGCACGCCACCCCACTCTGTTGTAAACTGTCATGTCAAATGTTATGTATCATCAGCACAGTGAATTCAGGAGCAGTACAGCATCTACTCCCTCTGCACAAAGGTGTGATAATAAAACAAAGCTATCcaataagaaattacagaccACAAAATCACAACCCAATCAGCAACCGTGATAAACTGAGTTCTAGCACTCTGataacagacaaaaacacagtggACATGCAGACTGGCGTTGTGATGTCATACGTGTTTCCCATCCATACTGaaacaatgaaaacagaatTTTCACATTTCTCCTTTTAAGCTTCATTTTCACTGACCCAAAATGCTACATTCATTTGGAAAGTAGGccaaaacagagaaataaattatgttttacAAATATCCGTGTGGATTGCGCTTTAAGTGTATCAGCTACAGCAGTTTTACTGGGATTTGCAAGAAACTTCATTCACTTTTGCTCACAGTATCAGATTTTCAAATAACAGCCAGCAGTTATATTACTTCTGCAGCTCATTTGCAGCATTCATTTCCTTCTTTGTCAAGTTGGTGCACAGGGATGATATTAATCTTTGTGTCTTTTAGAGGTGacctgatttgtgtgtgtgtgtgtgtgtcatagggTGTGCAGACGTCCAGGCTATTCTACACGGCCCAGTTTAACCTGGAGAAACCAATCGAGGTGCGGATGCTCACCCTGCTGAAGTGTTCGTGCACCAATGGAACAGACATTCTGGGAGAGGAAGTCAAGTTTGTGCACATGCCTGAACATAAAGGTATACTGGAAGTGGTCATGCTGAACAGCTGTCTAAGTGCAGAGGCTTACTGTTAAACCCTAAGTGATCTGATGGCAAGACTCGTGTTTATGCAGCATGAGGATAAGTGAACACAGAGTTAGTGCTTActcaagacaaaaaaacaccacatctCCTTACATTTTTCCTTGGTGGTTTTTGCTTAGTTGACAATTTAGCAATAACTAGTGAACCTTAATCCTTATCCTGAAATTTTCTGACCCATTTTTAGCCACAACTTTGATTTTGACTAGTCTTCACAAGAAAGTTTTGTTCCCAGTGTTATTACTCACTATAAAAGTCAtcctttttttgttcattctatGTGAAGATGAAAATAATTATGCTTGGAGGTTCCCTTAAGAGATGAATCAGGCCTCATTAGGTTTTAATATATGGCTGTTTCCCAAGTACTAAGGAACTGCCTGAATTGATCTatcttaaaatgtgttttaaagatTTGCCAGGACTACAGTTTCAAAGGAAGCTCAGGGTGCAGTTTGCCCAGATGTTTGAGATTAAGtgcagcaaaagaaaaagaaggaaaactaTGTGGATTTGAAGCTCTGTGTCTCTCCCCTCCAATTAGGCCCACTGAACAAGGTCACCTGAGTGCAAACTCAAAAAATGGCCTTGTGCACTGAAGTGATGTTTCAAGACATTTGTCAGAACCTGTCTGCTTTTGTAATATAACAGACCCCTGTTAAACTTTACTGTTATAGGGATACTGCATATAATCAAATTGTCTTTAAATTCAAACCCCTTGGTTGCTGATCAAGCGTGGTCCTTGTTAAGTCGAAAATGTAGCCACAATGATCAATTGTCCTCCCTCAGTTTGAACCCAATTTGACCTAGAGTTGGCAAGAAAAGGGTGCCTTTTTTCAAATATTCCCACAGCAGTATTAGTCACTGAAAAGGTCATAATGTTTAGTCAGCTGTTTTCtttgtcaaaagaaaaaaaaaaaaaagcttatgcTGTGAGGTTCTTTGAGGAGAAGTGACTCCTAAGTCTACTTCAGTCCTTGGAGTTTAGTGGCATCTACAGAACTAacttcattctttatttatgaaGCTTGAAGCTGTTCACTATATTACTATTTAACACTTATAATAAAATACCTGAAAGATATATCAAGCATACAGTGAAAACCAGACAAATATGGATTTTATCAACCCAGTATAAGAGGGGAAATGTGTATTAATTTCTTtatcagaaagaaagaattgagGACCTTCTTTCGTGCACTCTGGagggtgagcagaaaaaaacaagcattccTTTCATAAGGGCACTGCACAGTGCACACTGCCAAGTGCAGTCAGCAAAGGCCAACCAGTTTAAACTGAAAAGTACTCAAcagaatgacatttttattctgcGCAGATGAACACATGGTTTTAATATTGGAATGAATATCTGTCTCAGGTGCGGCTGGCTCAAGAATAAGGGATTTCCACTGCGTTTATTTTAACAAGGAGTACATGGAGTGCACTTGGGAGCCTGGAACTGTTGAGCCCGCCGACTCAAAACACTACCTCTATTACTGGTAAAGCTCTACATCATCCTTAATTTAACGTAAGGCACCTATGACAGGTCTGATACCAACAGATCGACAgcctaaataaagaaatattcaaataaaatgcttGCAAAAAAGGTTGATTTTTATGGCTCTGTCAATGTGGTCTCTGGTTATattcaaaatgtgtgtgtaatacctGTCCTATTTCTCCAGGCACAGAGCAATGCAGGAAACAGGGGAATGTCCAGAGTACATCCCATCACGTGAGCACCGCAAAGGATGTAGATTCCCTCCCACATCTCTTTTGGATTTTACCGAGTTTAACATTTGTGTGAATGGCTCTTCTGAGGCGGGAGATTTAGAGCCGGCCTTCTTTTCCCTGGAGATCCAAAACCATGGTAATTACACTTCAGCATCCTTATTGCTCAAAATCATGACCGTACATGTTGCCATGTATATTTACcattataattaaatgttaaaatgagtCTTTAGCTAGACTAGGCTAGACAACTTGGATAGCTTGGTACATGGCTGAAAAATTCCTAAACATCCCTTTTTCTCTGTCCCTCAGTCAAACCTGCAGCAGTGTCTAAGCTACATCTGGCTCATAATGACACCCTGGTGCATGTAGAGTGGGCCCCTCCATCAGGTCCTGTTCCAGAGCACTGTCTGGAGTACGAGCTTGAAATAACCACAGTGAAGCACAATGGTAGCAAGCAACAGGTGAGTACACAGCGTTTCACACACTTTACTAGGGGTCACAATCATCGCTTGCCTCATGATTTGACTGAATTCAATTATAAAAAGattctataattatataatcatgCATCTGAATTACTGTTCTCTACACATGGATTCTTTTCTCCTGGTTCTCTGGTTAGCCACAACAGTGTTTCCTGCTAATGTTAGATCAGGGTGAAAATGCCTGATGTGATTTCTCACATTAGTTGTGTTACAGAAGAATTTAATCTTGCGTAAAAGTTCTTGCAAACTGCAAAGGTCTTGTCATGCTCTTTGTTACCGCTGACCTTGTTTTCAAATGCCAGGTGCTGGTTTGACCTCTACTTGTTTGGCACTACTTGCCTTCTCTGATgatctctctccttctttcacaTTTTGAATGTAAACAAGACTTTCAGAAGTTACGCAGCTTTGTATCTAAGCAAAACAGCTTCCGTAATTggctgaattaaaaaaagaacgtTTAAAAagcttaagaaaaaaagaaaagtttaaaagCATTGTGCTTATATCACTTCTTTTGCACATATTTTAATAACCAGCATAAATCCTGCatagtatttttataaataagtaTTAAGAACCAGATTATAACTCTACACTTGTGTACATTCATAGAAATgttgttgtgtgtatttatgaaaaTCCATACGTGCGCAACATTCAAACTAATAAGAtaacactttattgatccctgGGGGAAATTAAAgagcatgtatgtatatatgtatgtatgtatatatatatttccaagttatatatttttacttatttacttaaacCTACTGATTATTAAGATTTTGTTATGTGATACAgcagattatttaaataattatgtgaATAGTGACACAGCACTGAGGTTGGTCATAATttggaatttcttttttttccccctttccacAGACAGCTTTGATCGAGGAGACAGAGTTTGATTTCCATCAGGATGGTGAAACTGAGAGAAACTGCTACCGGGTCAGATCTAAAGTGAACATTTACTGTGCTGATGATGGCTTCTGGAGCGACTGGAGCCAACCAAGATGCATTCCAGGTACATCACAATAATATGCTTCCCAAATGCTGATGTCCATATCCCACACTTGAACCCTAAATCCACTTCctttctgcacagagactgaaCCAGAAATAATTCAATGCAATTCATCCAGGAGCCCTTTGCTACTGATCGCCATTATAGCCAGTGTCATTGTTTTGGTCGGCACCATCTGCCTCATACTACGGATGCTCAGGAAGATGTAAGTTTATGACTGAATGATTGCTTGACTGGTTGATTACTAGGTCATTTAACTGAGCAGTACATGAAAGACACAGTCAGGGCTGCAACTAACAATTATTTTGATAATCAATTATCAATTGTTatctattgatttttttagtaatcaattattgttttaaatacgtaaaatcacaaatatttatttaaaaatatttatttgtagcatTTCAATTAACTAATGCTACTACAGAACTCTTAACTAGGTTTGATTAAATAACAGGTGGCAAACACCACTACAACCTTACTTATATTTATCAGATAATCTGTCACAGGATGAGAATGTTATCAAGTGCTTATGATGACCAAATGACACACCCAAACTACAGCAAGACAGTggtatactgtaaatattttactgcTTCTGCACCCTTTTTTGCAACCATGTCTCACTTGCAGCCCTGATTTGTTCAACTCTGGCcagaaaaattcaaaataaaggcTAAGCAAACATCCGCTGCCTCTCTAACTGAAACACTCTGATCCTAAACACTCTGACGCTTGCCGTGTGCAATAAAGcgaatcattttcagtgtgtggTATTAACTCCAAAGTGTTGGGGTTGACTCTTAGCTTTCAATTAATGGAATTAATGACTCGAATTGATGATTTGACACACaagttatattaaaaatacaaccTATACTGcgtatattaataaaattaagcaATGTAGCATTGAAAAAATAGTTTAACTACTTGCAAGCTAATTAATTCACATAGCTTCGCTACTCACTGCCCAACACTACATAgtacataattacataaatcCACCAATTATCCGTAAGGATTAATTACATAAATCCACCATTTCAATCAAATTTGTTTTAGCGTAAATGACACAGTCCAACTAATTGCTAATAAACTTTATTGCTGAATATTTTTACTACTGATTTTGTCAATTATTTGTTGCAGCAGAGTAAGGACACACCCACAGAATCCCTTTATCTGTTAACAACAGCAGAGGTTCATAGTTTTAGAACTCAGACAAACATGGTAATCAGAGTTAAATCGACTCTAGCTCATTTCAGGCTGCAACAAAACACCCCATTGTTCATTGTTAGAGTATAATAGAACGCCCTGATGTTCTCATAAAATACAGGACAAAGAGAGGTGAATAAATACACTGACTAATCAGGGCAGAGCCTTATCTTTACTGACAGACTCCTGGTTGAACCCACAATTTGACCAGTTATATCAGGTTACACTCTCTTACATTTTCTCatgctctttctgtctctctccagatggaagaacagaaatgaacagaaGCATGTTTTTCGTGCTCTGTACCAGGAGAAGGTCCAGAAGGTGATCCCTCCCATATTCAGCCCTATGCTTTAAATACTCATTTTTCTCAGCCAGTTGCACATGGACATTGCAGCATGTGCGAGTACATTCGGACCCTCTGTCAGTTCCCAGCCAATCTGTTTACAGTACTGAACGTATGGACACTGGTTTTCTTAAGATGCACAATGGAGCATGTAGTTTCAATCCTGCACCTTTTTTACAGAGACTGTAGTCACGCTCTGTGAAAATCAGAATATCTGTGGCAGCATAGCACTACCAAACAGTGTTTCCTTTCTGAATGTATTTTCTGTGTTGTTTACTtatcaattttattaaaatactgtaCTGATAAATGTAAAGTTACTCATTAATGCCAGAATTCTTGCCAACCTTTAAACAACTGTACACTGTATGTTTTTACTGAATACTTTTACcatgttattattgtttaatgAAATTTATTGTCTATTATTTCACTATCAACATTGTCTTTTCGATAATGTATCCTTGTGAACAGGGCATTCACTGTCTTTTCACTGGCTACAGTTTACAGTTAACTGTATATTACAAACTcaacatgttatttttaaacctCAATTTTTCTCCTCAGTATGTCATAGCCAATTCACAATAAAAGCTTTGTCATTCACTATATCACAACAGTTACCTGGGAGTAGGCTAACAGGTGCTACAACTTATAGGAGTATGCTAAATGGCGTGTTCTGGTGACAGACTGACAAGGTAGTGAGGAAGGTCATACTCTTCACCAAAAACAGACCCAATTTTTCTTGATTACATTCCTGACCACAGAGAGCTAGCCATAGGCTAAATTTGTCTATGTCATATTCTCAGGACAGCTTCATCACTGCCAAGAAAATATGACAACTTCTAGGTGAAAccaagtgaaagtgaaaaaaaaaagaaacaagagtAAAGCACACACAAGAACTCCAGTGTGACTAATGGCTGAACCGGTCTGCTGATGACTGCTACCAATTTAGTAACTACTGATGATGACAGACACTGGTAACAAACATTACAGTAGACTCTAATTTGGTGACTTCCTGTTGACAGCTACGTGTAGCTTTGTCAGGTTTGGTGCCAAACACAAATTACTACATGGGTTTTCCAAAAACACAGCAAGGGCCTTAAGGTTAATCTTGTACTCAAGCACACTTCTCTTGCAAAtactagccttttttttttttaaacccacatgtctctcttatttttttccaattttttcctccttcttttaTCTTTCTTCTCTGCCTCTTCTCCTGGCAGCCTCTTTGATTACACTGTATATGAGTTTTAAAGATTTAGTTATGGTATGCTATTGGAAATGTATGGTTGCTGGACCCCCTCTCACAAGTTGGATGGTGGATGATGAGACAGATGGAGCATTTGGGTGCATGAATTTTATATACTTGTACATCCTTCCTATGCACAGATgctcatattttttattattttcacacagAAACACCATCTGGATTAAACCTTTACGCTagatatttacatacattattAAGCAACTGACCCTGAAATAATCTAAAATGATTGCTTAGACTACTGGCCAGGCCAATGCAAACCGTCTCAAAAACTAGTCATTAGCATATCATAATTATAGATTACAGCTATTTTCCAAGTACTCTGAActtgaaaacaaaaaattagTAGCACTAATATTATGtaaggtgtaataaacatttaatcttAATCACTCAATATTACTGGAGAATGCAACATTCAAAAACACGTTTGAGCTATAAGCTAAATGCAGAATGTGAAATAAAGCGCCCATGTTTCAGACACCCCTTGACTCATGACTtgccagagttttttttttttttttttttttatgtcaaattgggctagttttgAAACAACAAATCTTAAATGTGCGAACTTGTTTCCCAAGCAAAGATTTCGGacaataagaaaaatgtatttcGATTTTCCAATGACCAAACCTTTGGGGCTAGGCTGGGCTTTTTGTGCGGATTTCTACATGTAATTGGAATGGAAATcttgctgagacctggcaaccatGCACACCAGTGAAAGcctatatttaattttgttacactCTAATGCAtcacttttgtttcattatatgcTGCCAAGGGTCTGAGTGGATCATGCAAACACTACAAAAACACTGCCATTATTACATTTCaatgaatgtattaatattcaggaaattcttatttttgctgttatttttgcTTATGGCTATTTTTCTCAAATACCACTCCGACTTCTGCGTTgttaaaatgcaaattcagGTTATAGCTCTCCAGGTGCTCCATATGTTCagaataaataacaacatatatTTTACTTAAATCAGGGGAAAACAAGAAGAAAGGTTGTAGTTTTGTTTTCCATATTTTCACTGTAAGTTGCTGTGCAAAATTTAAAGAGATTAATCTAAGATGTCCAGAGTGAACATGGAAACTGAGTGACAAACTGCCTTGTTTAATCTATCCTGAAGGTTTGATCAGCAAACCAAACACAAATGAGTTTGATCAGTTTCCGCATCTTAGTCTGGGGCGCCCCCTGCTGGGTAATGTGACGAAGCATGGAAAAGAAAACCATTACCTAACCCAGGCTTCTTTTACTttgaaatgtactgtatattatagctaatttgacatttgaaatatttggaaGCGTTAAAATTAAAGTTGCTGTTGAAAACATCTCAGGTAAATGAAGTGTATAACAGTGAATTACAACAGAAGTATCAAACTCACTATCCTGTAACGCTTTGAAAGACTTTTGAAAGACATTTGAAAGGATTTTATAATGCTGGGATGGGCACAGAGGTACAACGGGTAGTGCTGCCTCCTCAGGGGCAGTCACACTACACTTTTCATTCCATTGACTTCCATTCATACGCACAGCATGACCTCTTCAGAAAATCCAAGCTGGAGGAAGCACTGATTATCACCGATTATTATGTCACACCATCCTGTTTTATACAAAACAGCGTTAAAAGGGTATAAAATCAACATCAGAAGAGAAGCTGCCTGGACTGTGGTGTCGCTGCATACAGGAACAGATGGTGTATGTTAACACTGAAAGGGTGATAGGGTGAACCCACAGCCTTCTCCTTTGCAGATGCTTTCATCGCCGTCATAACAATAATAGTGCAAGCACGTCGGAATCCATGACGTGTGGATAAAAGAAACTCAACGCCTTGGCGCATGATGTCATATCTGGTTGGCGCTCATATTTGCAGTGTTCTCCAAAGAAATTTCGCATGCTGAAAGTCTAGTGTGACCACCTCTTCACAGATCCAGGGTCTCTGTTTGATCCTGAGCctgggttactgcctgtgtggagtttctgtgggtttcctctgggtttcctggtttccttccacttccctaggtgtgaatgtgtttgtgcttggtgtcctgtgatggactggacaGAGTGTATTTCTgactcctgggataggctcacCCATTTCACCCATTTCACACATAAGACCCAGAACATGGTAAActggttactgaagaagaaagaCTGTTATAATGTTGAAAGTCAATGCTACACCTTTGTAGTGTTTTCATCAGTACGCGCACCATAGGCTACACCCAAAGTATTATTTAAAGGAgctaatgtttaaataaaacccaAATAAAAGCTTCTGATTAGGTTATATTGAGCATTTCAAATACTTGGGTATTACCAAAAAGAAGTCCAGTTTACCATctttctggcaccaacaataatgtttaaataaataagtaagtaagtaagtaaataaatgaatgaatgaatgaatt
It includes:
- the il13ra2 gene encoding interleukin-13 receptor subunit alpha-2; the protein is MILRQTLPWMCLVTFVSLTKHVSHSVTVAGVSVDPPENIRIIDPGHLGYLNIEWSRPGSLHDLTNCTIRYQLRFYDTYTGRWKGVQTSRLFYTAQFNLEKPIEVRMLTLLKCSCTNGTDILGEEVKFVHMPEHKGAAGSRIRDFHCVYFNKEYMECTWEPGTVEPADSKHYLYYWHRAMQETGECPEYIPSREHRKGCRFPPTSLLDFTEFNICVNGSSEAGDLEPAFFSLEIQNHVKPAAVSKLHLAHNDTLVHVEWAPPSGPVPEHCLEYELEITTVKHNGSKQQTALIEETEFDFHQDGETERNCYRVRSKVNIYCADDGFWSDWSQPRCIPETEPEIIQCNSSRSPLLLIAIIASVIVLVGTICLILRMLRKIWKNRNEQKHVFRALYQEKVQKVIPPIFSPML